From Cellulosimicrobium sp. ES-005, one genomic window encodes:
- the aceA gene encoding isocitrate lyase — MNRPTIVSRRSPSEYAGGARPLGAVATTADVAGRTPDRSGPRPGDQTQTAAEIAEQWATDPRWAGLQRDYTADDVVALRGSVREEHTLARRGAEKLWDLVHTEEWVAALGAFTGNQAVQQVRAGLQAIYLSGWQVAADANLSGQTYPDQSLYPANSVPAVVRRINNALLRADQIETAESGAPSRDWLAPVVADAEAGFGGPLNAYELMHSMIAAGAAGVHWEDQLASEKKCGHLGGKVLVPTSQHIRTLNAARLAADVAGVPSVIIARTDSLAADLLTSDVDERDQPFLTGERTSEGFYRVRPGLDAVVARGLAYAPYSDLIWVETGEPDLELARTFAETIHAQHPDKKLAYNCSPSFNWKKHLDDAQIASFQKELAAMGYAFQFITLAGFHAVSHSMFELARGYNERAMSAYVELQEAEFASEADGYTATRHQREVGTGYFDRVATALNPDAATLALAGSTETAQFH; from the coding sequence GTGAACAGGCCCACCATCGTCAGCCGCCGCTCCCCGTCCGAGTACGCGGGCGGCGCCCGTCCGCTCGGCGCCGTCGCGACGACGGCGGACGTCGCGGGCCGCACCCCGGACCGCTCCGGCCCCCGGCCCGGCGACCAGACCCAGACCGCGGCCGAGATCGCCGAGCAGTGGGCGACCGACCCCCGCTGGGCCGGCCTCCAGCGCGACTACACCGCCGACGACGTGGTCGCGCTCCGCGGCTCGGTGCGCGAGGAGCACACGCTCGCCCGTCGCGGCGCCGAGAAGCTGTGGGACCTCGTCCACACCGAGGAGTGGGTCGCCGCGCTCGGCGCGTTCACCGGCAACCAGGCCGTGCAGCAGGTGCGCGCGGGCCTCCAGGCCATCTACCTGTCCGGGTGGCAGGTCGCGGCCGACGCCAACCTGTCCGGCCAGACGTACCCCGACCAGTCGCTCTACCCCGCCAACTCCGTGCCCGCCGTCGTGCGCCGCATCAACAACGCGCTCCTGCGCGCGGACCAGATCGAGACGGCGGAGTCCGGTGCGCCGAGCCGCGACTGGCTCGCCCCGGTCGTGGCCGACGCCGAGGCCGGGTTCGGCGGCCCGCTCAACGCGTACGAGCTCATGCACTCGATGATCGCCGCGGGCGCCGCGGGCGTGCACTGGGAGGACCAGCTCGCGTCGGAGAAGAAGTGCGGCCACCTCGGCGGCAAGGTGCTGGTCCCCACGAGCCAGCACATCCGCACGCTCAACGCCGCGCGCCTCGCGGCCGACGTCGCGGGCGTGCCGTCGGTCATCATCGCCCGCACCGACTCGCTCGCCGCGGACCTGCTCACGTCCGACGTCGACGAGCGCGACCAGCCGTTCCTCACGGGCGAGCGCACGTCCGAGGGCTTCTACCGGGTGCGGCCCGGCCTCGACGCGGTGGTCGCGCGCGGTCTCGCGTACGCCCCGTACTCCGACCTCATCTGGGTCGAGACGGGCGAGCCCGACCTCGAGCTCGCGCGCACGTTCGCCGAGACGATCCACGCGCAGCACCCGGACAAGAAGCTCGCCTACAACTGCTCGCCGTCGTTCAACTGGAAGAAGCACCTCGACGACGCGCAGATCGCGAGCTTCCAGAAGGAGCTCGCCGCCATGGGCTACGCGTTCCAGTTCATCACCCTGGCCGGCTTCCACGCCGTCTCGCACTCCATGTTCGAGCTCGCGCGCGGCTACAACGAGCGCGCGATGTCCGCCTACGTCGAGCTCCAGGAGGCCGAGTTCGCCTCCGAGGCCGACGGCTACACCGCCACCCGCCACCAGCGGGAGGTCGGCACCGGCTACTTCGACCGGGTCGCCACGGCTCTCAACCCCGACGCCGCCACCCTCGCGCTCGCCGGGTCCACCGAGACCGCCCAGTTCCACTAA
- the aceB gene encoding malate synthase A, which yields MSTLTTTTSPPASGPSGTGPDGGPHAERPGAPTPSGAFRVTGTLRVTGTLGERYREILTPEALDFLTLLHDRFVARRHELLMDRQQRRQDVADGIDPDFRAATRPVRDDPSWRVAGSDGAPGLEDRRVEITGPTDPKMTINALNSGAKVWLADAEDASSPTWRNVVEGQLALHDAIRGTLTHSTGAGDHRKEYRLRSTTLTDLPTIVFRPRGWHLIEKHMRYVDRAGVSVSASASLVDFGLYAFHNARELVERGRGPYFYLPKLEGYREARLWNDVFVLAQEYLGLPQGTIRATVLIETLPAAFEMEEILHELREHCAGLNAGRWDYLFSVIKAFRTRGDSYVLPDRAQVTMTAPFMRAYTELLVATCHKRGAHAIGGMSAFIPDRRRPDVTERAFEQVRADKRREATDGFDGTWVAHPDLIEVARAEFDAVLGDRPHQVSRLRDDVEVGQHELLDIGSARRAGATVTAAGLRSNVSVGVRYLESWLRGVGAAAIDHLMEDAATAEISRSQVWQWIASGTRTENGVPITRDRVEALLAEIVDDLPRTPGNRIDDAANVFRAVALAEDFPTFLTIGAYSQFLVGSDSDQP from the coding sequence ATGAGCACCCTCACCACGACCACCTCTCCCCCGGCCTCCGGTCCGTCCGGGACCGGGCCCGACGGCGGCCCGCACGCCGAGCGCCCGGGCGCGCCGACGCCGTCGGGGGCCTTCCGCGTCACCGGCACGCTGCGCGTCACCGGGACGCTGGGCGAGCGCTACCGCGAGATCCTCACGCCCGAGGCGCTCGACTTCCTCACGCTGCTGCACGACCGGTTCGTGGCCCGCCGCCACGAGCTCCTCATGGACCGCCAGCAGCGCCGTCAGGACGTCGCGGACGGGATCGACCCCGACTTCCGCGCCGCGACGCGGCCCGTGCGCGACGACCCGTCGTGGCGCGTCGCGGGCTCGGACGGCGCGCCGGGGCTCGAGGACCGACGCGTCGAGATCACCGGCCCGACCGACCCCAAGATGACGATCAACGCGCTCAACTCGGGCGCGAAGGTGTGGCTCGCCGACGCCGAGGACGCCTCCAGCCCCACGTGGCGCAACGTCGTCGAGGGCCAGCTCGCGCTGCACGACGCGATCCGCGGGACGCTGACCCACTCGACCGGCGCGGGCGACCACCGCAAGGAGTACCGCCTGCGCTCGACGACGCTCACCGACCTCCCGACGATCGTGTTCCGCCCGCGCGGGTGGCACCTCATCGAGAAGCACATGCGGTACGTCGACCGGGCCGGGGTCAGCGTGTCGGCGTCGGCGTCGCTCGTGGACTTCGGGCTCTACGCGTTCCACAACGCCCGCGAGCTCGTCGAGCGCGGACGCGGACCGTACTTCTACCTGCCCAAGCTCGAGGGCTACCGCGAGGCGCGGCTGTGGAACGACGTGTTCGTGCTCGCCCAGGAGTACCTGGGGCTGCCGCAGGGCACGATCCGCGCCACGGTGCTCATCGAGACCCTGCCCGCGGCGTTCGAGATGGAGGAGATCCTCCACGAGCTGCGCGAGCACTGCGCGGGGCTCAACGCCGGGCGGTGGGACTACCTGTTCTCCGTCATCAAGGCGTTCCGCACGCGCGGCGACTCGTACGTGCTGCCCGACCGCGCGCAGGTCACCATGACCGCCCCGTTCATGCGGGCGTACACCGAGCTGCTCGTCGCGACGTGCCACAAGCGCGGCGCGCACGCGATCGGCGGCATGAGCGCGTTCATCCCCGACCGACGCCGGCCCGACGTCACCGAGCGCGCGTTCGAGCAGGTGCGCGCCGACAAGCGCCGCGAGGCGACGGACGGGTTCGACGGCACGTGGGTCGCGCACCCCGACCTCATCGAGGTCGCGCGCGCCGAGTTCGACGCCGTGCTGGGCGACCGGCCGCACCAGGTGTCCCGCCTGCGGGACGACGTCGAGGTGGGTCAGCACGAGCTGCTCGACATCGGCTCGGCACGACGCGCCGGGGCGACGGTGACCGCCGCGGGCCTGCGCTCCAACGTCTCCGTCGGCGTGCGGTACCTCGAGTCGTGGCTGCGGGGCGTCGGCGCCGCGGCGATCGACCACCTCATGGAGGACGCCGCGACCGCCGAGATCTCGCGGTCGCAGGTGTGGCAGTGGATCGCGTCGGGCACGCGCACGGAGAACGGCGTGCCGATCACGCGCGACCGCGTCGAGGCGCTCCTCGCCGAGATCGTCGACGACCTGCCGCGCACCCCGGGCAACCGCATCGACGACGCGGCGAACGTCTTCCGCGCCGTCGCGCTGGCCGAGGACTTCCCGACGTTCCTCACCATCGGTGCGTACTCGCAGTTCCTGGTGGGCTCGGACTCCGACCAGCCGTAA